A stretch of the Planctomycetota bacterium genome encodes the following:
- a CDS encoding BatA domain-containing protein, which produces MTILNPLILGFGLAAVAIPILIHLLMRRRRKPVQWAAMRFLLEAIRKRRRRLQLERWLLLATRCLALALLAFALGRPLLGAAGLLGGGPVTLYLLVDNSIAGDARDAAGTAALERHKAAALDLLRSLRSGRGDRVAIIPLAGPLGADATAAERGSGLPASADFGAVQSLVEAVPQTEAAADAEGALRLVAADIAREEAEGLPRGRRVVALLADAAAGVYDVSTATEPIDAGGIALLASWRPSADAAPGNTGIAAIEPIRPVVVVGEGDAVAQAAPVRVTVERSGDLVDLERTATVRVRFVDERGPAVWVDGAVRLRPGERRGAVVLDAPLSGRPRGLAYVEAILAERDALPADDRATTPVEVRRQLTVALIAPASVDDGGFDPSEPIDWLRVVLAPEATGEGDALADVAFRVIDPALIDAARLLRVDAAFVLRPSAVRPRGWRTLAEWAAAGGLVALFPDPDATAAAWQREAMRALGLPWSMGPDAAEHEAPRTLAVPATDDPAGLLRLVEGELPDLLRPVSVFRSMPLSAGGGDGGAMLVFEDGQPAALAGRPGASSTTTGAATGRAGRGVVVAFAVPLSADWTDLPARPVVVPLVQELVRAGVGVARGARVAVAGDRPAAPPAAALLRATRDDARPPQPDVAVQDGAGVRPIRRAGTWTALDASLRPLGLVSVTPDVAGANRDAVARAQVGGWLGDLAGGEPMWLGEDGGLDPADALAESEPRTPISFALLVAALALLAIETILARLFSHADALEQRPAAPGLGVAA; this is translated from the coding sequence ATGACCATCCTCAACCCGCTCATCCTGGGCTTCGGGCTCGCGGCCGTTGCGATCCCGATCCTGATCCACCTGCTGATGCGGCGGCGGCGCAAGCCCGTGCAGTGGGCCGCGATGCGCTTCTTGCTCGAGGCGATCCGCAAGCGACGCCGGCGGCTCCAGCTGGAACGCTGGCTGCTGCTGGCCACGCGCTGCCTCGCGCTGGCGCTGCTCGCCTTCGCCCTCGGGCGGCCGCTGCTGGGCGCGGCGGGGCTGCTGGGCGGGGGGCCGGTGACGCTCTACTTGCTGGTGGACAACTCGATCGCCGGCGACGCGCGGGACGCCGCCGGCACCGCCGCCCTGGAGCGGCACAAGGCGGCCGCCCTCGACCTGCTGCGGTCGCTGCGGAGCGGCCGGGGCGATCGCGTGGCGATCATCCCCTTGGCCGGCCCGCTCGGCGCCGACGCCACTGCCGCCGAGCGGGGCTCGGGCCTGCCCGCATCGGCGGACTTCGGCGCGGTGCAGTCGCTGGTGGAGGCGGTGCCACAGACCGAGGCCGCCGCCGACGCCGAGGGCGCGCTGCGGCTGGTGGCCGCCGACATCGCCCGCGAGGAGGCCGAGGGGCTGCCGCGGGGCCGGCGGGTCGTCGCGCTGCTGGCCGACGCGGCGGCCGGCGTGTACGACGTGTCGACCGCGACCGAGCCCATCGATGCTGGCGGGATCGCGCTGCTCGCCAGCTGGCGTCCGTCCGCCGACGCCGCACCGGGCAACACCGGCATCGCGGCCATCGAGCCCATCCGCCCGGTCGTCGTCGTGGGCGAGGGCGACGCCGTCGCGCAGGCCGCGCCCGTCCGCGTCACCGTCGAGCGCTCGGGCGACCTGGTCGACCTCGAGCGGACCGCGACCGTGCGGGTCCGCTTCGTGGATGAGCGTGGGCCGGCGGTGTGGGTCGACGGCGCCGTGCGGCTGCGGCCGGGCGAGCGGCGGGGCGCGGTGGTGCTCGACGCACCGCTGTCGGGGCGGCCCCGCGGCCTGGCCTACGTCGAGGCCATCCTGGCCGAGCGCGACGCGCTGCCCGCCGACGACCGCGCGACCACGCCCGTGGAGGTCCGCCGGCAGCTGACGGTGGCGCTCATCGCACCCGCGTCGGTCGACGACGGCGGCTTCGACCCCTCCGAACCAATCGACTGGCTGCGCGTCGTGCTCGCGCCCGAAGCCACCGGCGAGGGCGACGCGCTCGCCGACGTCGCCTTCCGCGTCATCGATCCCGCGCTCATCGACGCGGCGCGGCTGCTCCGCGTCGATGCCGCCTTCGTGCTGCGGCCCTCGGCGGTGCGGCCCCGCGGGTGGCGGACGCTGGCCGAGTGGGCGGCCGCCGGCGGGCTGGTCGCCCTGTTCCCCGATCCCGATGCCACGGCGGCGGCGTGGCAGCGCGAGGCGATGCGCGCCCTCGGGCTGCCCTGGAGCATGGGCCCCGACGCCGCCGAGCACGAGGCGCCACGCACCCTCGCCGTGCCGGCCACCGACGATCCCGCGGGCCTGCTGCGGCTGGTCGAGGGCGAACTGCCCGACCTGCTGCGGCCGGTCTCGGTCTTCCGCTCGATGCCGCTGTCGGCGGGCGGCGGCGACGGCGGAGCCATGCTCGTCTTCGAAGACGGCCAGCCCGCGGCGCTCGCCGGCCGCCCGGGGGCAAGCAGCACCACAACCGGCGCCGCCACGGGCCGTGCGGGCCGCGGCGTGGTGGTGGCCTTCGCCGTGCCGCTGTCGGCCGACTGGACCGATCTGCCCGCGCGGCCCGTCGTCGTGCCGCTGGTGCAGGAGCTCGTCCGCGCGGGCGTCGGCGTGGCGCGCGGGGCCCGCGTCGCGGTCGCGGGAGACCGCCCCGCCGCGCCGCCGGCCGCCGCCCTCCTGCGCGCCACCCGAGACGATGCCAGACCGCCCCAGCCCGACGTCGCCGTGCAGGACGGCGCGGGCGTGCGGCCCATCCGCCGCGCGGGCACCTGGACGGCCCTCGACGCCTCGCTGCGGCCGCTCGGGCTGGTCTCGGTCACCCCCGACGTCGCCGGCGCCAACCGCGACGCCGTGGCGCGGGCCCAGGTCGGCGGGTGGCTGGGCGACCTCGCGGGCGGCGAGCCCATGTGGCTCGGCGAGGACGGCGGGCTCGACCCCGCCGACGCGCTGGCCGAGAGCGAGCCGCGGACGCCCATCAGCTTCGCGCTGCTCGTGGCGGCGCTCGCGCTGCTGGCGATCGAGACGATCCTCGCGCGGCTGTTCAGCCACGCCGACGCCCTGGAGCAACGGCCCGCCGCACCGGGGCTGGGGGTGGCGGCATGA